The following proteins come from a genomic window of Nostoc sp. ATCC 53789:
- the murC gene encoding UDP-N-acetylmuramate--L-alanine ligase, translating into MTNSVDFSGRPFHFIGIGGIGMSALAYVLAKRQFPVSGSDLRPNHMTHKLESIGAHIFGRQEASNLEFFRPQVLNSQEQLPADTKSKLPQVICSTAINTNNLEYKAALELGCPVLHRSDVLAALISDYYSIAVAGTHGKTTTSSMIGYMLLEAGLDPTILVGGEVNAWEGNARLGQSQYLVAEADESDGSLVKHAPEIGIITNIELDHPDHYDTLEEVIDIFQTFAKGCKTLIGSIDCATVRDRLQPTISYSLHSDTNADYTVTNIDYRADGTTALVWERGKALGVLKLRLLSRHNLSNALAAVAVGRALDLEFGAIAKGIATFEGARRRFELRGEVDGITFIDDYAHHPSEIRVTLAAARLQARPGQRVVAIFQPHRYSRTLTFLEEFAESFTHADLVVLTDIYSAGEPNLGQITGEQLAAEIAKQHSQVVYQPTLPSVREYLLKTLRPGDLALFLGAGNLNQVIPEVITALCEPAKATS; encoded by the coding sequence ATGACTAATTCTGTAGATTTTAGTGGTAGACCATTTCATTTTATTGGCATCGGCGGCATAGGTATGTCTGCTCTGGCATACGTTCTCGCCAAGCGTCAATTTCCAGTATCAGGTTCGGATCTTCGTCCAAACCACATGACGCACAAATTGGAATCTATCGGTGCCCATATTTTTGGTAGACAAGAGGCAAGTAATCTCGAATTCTTTCGTCCTCAAGTATTAAATTCACAAGAACAATTACCTGCTGATACTAAGTCAAAATTACCTCAAGTCATTTGTTCAACAGCAATTAACACTAATAATTTAGAATACAAAGCAGCGTTGGAATTAGGTTGTCCAGTTTTGCATCGTTCAGATGTACTAGCCGCCTTAATTTCCGATTACTACAGTATTGCAGTGGCAGGAACACACGGCAAAACTACAACCAGTAGCATGATTGGTTATATGCTTCTGGAAGCAGGTCTAGACCCAACGATTTTAGTAGGTGGCGAAGTCAATGCTTGGGAAGGTAATGCTCGATTGGGACAAAGCCAATATTTGGTAGCCGAAGCAGACGAATCTGATGGTTCTTTGGTAAAACACGCTCCAGAAATTGGCATCATCACCAATATTGAACTCGATCATCCTGACCATTACGATACATTAGAAGAAGTAATTGACATCTTCCAGACATTTGCTAAGGGTTGTAAAACTTTAATAGGTAGTATTGACTGTGCGACAGTGCGCGATCGCTTACAACCCACAATCAGCTACAGCTTACACTCAGATACCAACGCTGACTACACCGTTACTAATATTGATTATCGTGCTGATGGCACCACGGCTCTAGTTTGGGAAAGAGGCAAAGCCTTGGGCGTGTTGAAGTTGCGGCTGCTTAGTCGGCACAATCTCAGCAATGCTCTAGCAGCAGTAGCTGTTGGTCGCGCCTTGGACTTAGAATTTGGAGCGATCGCCAAAGGTATTGCAACCTTTGAAGGAGCAAGACGACGCTTTGAGCTGCGGGGCGAAGTCGATGGTATTACCTTCATTGATGACTATGCTCATCATCCTAGCGAGATTCGCGTTACTCTCGCTGCCGCACGTTTACAGGCAAGACCAGGACAAAGAGTGGTTGCTATCTTCCAACCCCATCGCTATAGCCGAACACTGACCTTTTTAGAAGAATTTGCCGAGTCCTTTACCCATGCTGATTTGGTTGTGCTGACTGATATTTACAGTGCAGGCGAACCCAACTTAGGGCAAATTACTGGTGAACAGCTAGCAGCGGAAATTGCTAAACAGCATTCGCAGGTAGTTTATCAACCAACTTTACCCTCAGTGCGTGAGTACTTGTTAAAAACATTACGCCCAGGAGACTTGGCGCTGTTTTTAGGAGCTGGGAACTTGAATCAGGTGATTCCTGAAGTAATTACTGCACTTTGCGAACCTGCTAAAGCCACATCTTAA
- the nadD gene encoding nicotinate (nicotinamide) nucleotide adenylyltransferase — protein MQQLAIFGGTFDPIHWGHLLVAETAMQEVSLEKVIWVPSLNPPHKEAALFEHRVEMLQLAIKDNPAFTVSLVEANRPGTSYAINTLIDLSACYPNTHWYWIVGLDTFQTLPRWYRGHELAQMCDWLIAPRLLGGETITQSKLICKQVEQQLKEQSHTIYWQLLNIPLVGVSSSLIRKLCRERQSIRYLVPEAVRSYITNNSLYSNKSE, from the coding sequence ATGCAGCAACTAGCAATTTTTGGTGGCACATTTGATCCAATTCACTGGGGACACCTGCTCGTAGCCGAGACAGCAATGCAAGAAGTATCTCTTGAAAAGGTAATTTGGGTGCCATCCCTAAATCCTCCTCATAAAGAAGCAGCTTTGTTTGAGCATCGCGTGGAAATGCTGCAATTAGCCATAAAAGATAACCCAGCGTTTACTGTCTCCCTAGTGGAGGCAAATCGCCCTGGGACTTCTTATGCCATTAACACTCTGATTGACTTATCTGCTTGTTACCCAAATACTCACTGGTACTGGATTGTGGGCTTGGATACTTTCCAAACCTTACCTCGTTGGTACCGTGGACACGAACTAGCACAAATGTGTGATTGGTTAATCGCACCCCGACTGCTAGGTGGTGAGACTATAACTCAAAGCAAATTAATCTGCAAGCAAGTGGAGCAACAACTAAAGGAGCAGTCACATACCATTTACTGGCAACTCCTGAATATACCTTTAGTAGGAGTTTCGTCAAGTCTAATTCGCAAATTGTGTCGCGAACGCCAGTCAATTCGTTATTTAGTACCGGAAGCGGTCAGATCATATATCACTAACAACAGTTTGTACTCGAACAAATCTGAATAA
- a CDS encoding type I glyceraldehyde-3-phosphate dehydrogenase yields the protein MIRVAINGFGRIGRNFARCWVGRENSNIDLVAINDTSDPRTNAHLLKYDSMLGKIKGAEISADDNSIIVNGKTIKCVSDRNPEKLPWRDWGIDLIIEATGVFTSKEGALKHVNAGAKKVLITAPGKNEDGTFVVGVNHHDYDHNIHNIISNASCTTNCLAPIAKVLNDKFGIIKGTMTTTHSYTGDQRLLDASHRDLRRARAAAINIVPTSTGAAKAVALVIPDLKGKLNGVALRVPTPNVSMVDFVVQVEKRTITEEVNQALKDAAEGPLKGILDYSELELVSSDYQGSDASSIVDSSLTLVMGNDLVKVMAWYDNEWGYSQRVLDLAELVAEKWQ from the coding sequence GTGATTAGAGTTGCAATCAACGGTTTCGGGCGGATTGGACGTAATTTTGCGCGTTGCTGGGTGGGTAGAGAGAATAGCAATATCGATCTTGTCGCTATTAATGACACGTCAGATCCTAGAACCAATGCTCACCTGCTGAAGTATGACTCGATGCTAGGTAAGATCAAAGGTGCTGAGATTAGTGCCGATGATAACTCTATCATCGTTAACGGTAAGACCATTAAGTGCGTATCCGATCGCAACCCAGAAAAGTTGCCCTGGAGAGATTGGGGAATTGACCTAATTATCGAAGCAACAGGCGTATTTACTAGCAAAGAAGGAGCGCTAAAGCATGTGAATGCTGGAGCCAAGAAAGTTCTGATTACCGCTCCTGGTAAAAACGAGGATGGCACTTTTGTGGTTGGTGTGAATCATCATGATTATGACCACAACATACACAACATTATCAGTAACGCTAGTTGTACTACCAACTGTTTGGCACCAATTGCCAAGGTGTTGAACGATAAGTTCGGCATCATCAAAGGTACGATGACCACCACCCACAGCTATACAGGCGACCAGCGTTTGCTAGACGCTTCTCACCGGGATTTGCGACGGGCGAGGGCCGCAGCGATAAACATTGTACCCACCTCCACTGGTGCAGCAAAAGCAGTGGCTTTGGTTATCCCAGACCTGAAAGGCAAGCTTAATGGCGTTGCCTTACGCGTACCAACCCCGAACGTCTCAATGGTAGATTTCGTAGTTCAGGTTGAGAAGCGTACTATTACTGAAGAAGTTAACCAAGCTCTCAAAGATGCTGCTGAAGGCCCACTTAAAGGCATTTTGGACTATAGCGAACTAGAACTGGTATCTTCCGATTATCAAGGTAGCGATGCTTCTTCGATTGTTGATTCCAGCTTGACTTTGGTTATGGGCAATGACTTAGTAAAAGTTATGGCGTGGTATGACAACGAGTGGGGTTACAGCCAACGAGTTTTGGATTTGGCAGAATTGGTAGCTGAGAAGTGGCAATAA
- the thiL gene encoding thiamine-phosphate kinase yields the protein MNSDFSSQQVKDIGEQGLLERLQRFCPPEIIGDDAAVLVTSPEQSLVVTTDVLVDGVHFSNLTTSPEDAGWRAAAANLSDLAAMGASPLGITVGLGLPGEVRVSWVERLYQGMTECLQKYNTSIVGGDVVRSPVKTLAITAFGQVNPNQIIRRSAAVVGDAIVVTGVHGASHAGLELLLHPELGQNLKDVERTALIHAHQRPQPRLDVLPILWKILASQCPMPIAGMDSSDGLADAIIQICRASGVGAVLERRQISMPAAFDHWLIEEQALAYALYGGEDFELVLCLPRESALALVQHLGQGAAIVGNITPGSTVLLHDEQKKFPDQVLNLSQGFQHFSQ from the coding sequence GTGAACAGTGATTTCTCTTCTCAACAAGTAAAAGATATTGGTGAACAAGGTCTTTTAGAAAGATTGCAGCGTTTTTGTCCTCCAGAAATTATCGGCGATGATGCAGCAGTGCTTGTGACTTCACCAGAGCAATCTTTGGTAGTGACTACAGATGTGCTGGTTGATGGCGTACATTTTAGCAACCTCACCACTTCCCCAGAAGATGCTGGTTGGCGGGCTGCTGCTGCCAATTTATCAGATTTAGCAGCGATGGGTGCTTCTCCACTAGGAATTACCGTTGGGTTGGGACTCCCCGGTGAAGTTAGGGTGAGTTGGGTTGAGCGACTGTACCAGGGAATGACAGAATGCCTGCAAAAATACAATACCTCAATTGTTGGGGGCGATGTCGTGCGATCGCCTGTGAAGACTTTGGCAATTACCGCTTTTGGTCAAGTTAACCCTAATCAAATTATCCGCCGTTCTGCTGCTGTAGTGGGAGATGCGATCGTTGTTACAGGGGTTCATGGAGCCTCTCACGCTGGCTTAGAACTGCTCTTACACCCCGAATTAGGACAAAACCTCAAAGATGTAGAACGCACAGCTCTAATCCACGCACATCAACGTCCACAACCACGATTAGATGTCTTACCAATCCTCTGGAAAATTTTAGCATCCCAATGCCCCATGCCCATAGCTGGTATGGATAGCAGTGATGGTTTGGCAGATGCAATTATCCAAATCTGCCGCGCCAGTGGTGTTGGCGCTGTCCTAGAACGCAGACAAATTTCCATGCCAGCAGCTTTTGACCATTGGCTAATAGAAGAGCAAGCGCTAGCTTATGCTCTATACGGTGGCGAAGACTTTGAATTAGTGCTTTGCTTGCCACGAGAGTCAGCATTAGCCTTAGTACAACATCTTGGTCAAGGTGCTGCGATCGTCGGCAACATTACACCCGGATCAACAGTACTATTGCACGACGAACAAAAAAAATTCCCTGACCAAGTTCTGAACCTCAGTCAGGGATTTCAGCATTTTAGTCAATAG
- a CDS encoding Uma2 family endonuclease, protein MVTTPVTSITFEEYLTYDDGSDFHYELVDGKLELMNPPTIEHFLIAKFLEQVLDAEIKRCSSPWLCFRESGVRTGRNKSRLTDLCVVTLEQARELLNASAVFQSPPLLIVEVVSPESVKRDYRHKRSEYAALEVPEYWIVDPLEAKVSVLLLEDGFYEEIVFTGTQEIVSRTFLELAITVDQVFTAGNLNQGS, encoded by the coding sequence ATGGTAACAACACCAGTAACCAGCATCACATTTGAAGAGTACTTAACCTATGATGATGGTAGCGATTTTCATTATGAACTGGTGGATGGCAAGCTAGAGCTAATGAACCCACCTACTATTGAACATTTCCTGATTGCCAAATTTCTTGAGCAAGTACTAGATGCAGAAATTAAACGTTGTAGCTCACCTTGGCTGTGTTTTCGAGAAAGTGGGGTGAGAACGGGGAGAAATAAATCTAGGTTGACTGATTTGTGTGTGGTGACGCTTGAGCAAGCTAGGGAATTGTTGAATGCCTCAGCAGTATTTCAGTCACCGCCTTTACTAATTGTCGAGGTGGTCAGTCCAGAGTCGGTTAAACGGGATTATCGTCATAAGCGTTCTGAATATGCGGCCTTAGAGGTTCCTGAATATTGGATTGTAGACCCACTGGAAGCAAAGGTTTCAGTGTTACTACTGGAAGATGGATTTTACGAAGAAATAGTTTTTACTGGTACTCAGGAAATTGTATCACGGACTTTTCTAGAATTAGCGATTACAGTTGATCAAGTATTCACCGCCGGGAATCTAAATCAGGGGAGTTAG
- a CDS encoding peptidylprolyl isomerase, producing MLNLLKSWLKNSLMAILLVTIFLGITTAGWTPSSSAALPAGNAITDGKALLRYALPIDNKPVRQLQASLEDISAQLRANRRWGAISKDISKASRILDKPSQILTSVPTERQPQAEAWITELKSGVGKLEELANSKDKEQILQERGKLLNLVTQIEESMVKEFPFEVPTEYSNLPQLKGRATVEFKTNKGDLTVVVDGYSAPVTAGNFVDLVQRGFYNGLEFTRSEESYFLQTGDPAGKDVGFIDPKTGEYRAIPLEVLVQGDKAPTYGITLEEAGRYVDMPVLPFSAFGAVVMARPESEVNGGSSQFFFFLFEPELTPAGRNLLDGRYAVFGYLTEGKEVLDKLKAGDKIESAKVVQGIENLVEPQAS from the coding sequence ATGCTTAACTTATTAAAATCCTGGCTGAAGAACAGCCTAATGGCAATACTGCTGGTAACAATATTTTTAGGCATAACTACAGCTGGGTGGACTCCCTCCAGTAGCGCCGCGCTGCCAGCCGGCAACGCAATCACCGACGGCAAGGCTTTGTTGCGGTATGCACTCCCGATAGATAACAAACCTGTACGGCAACTACAAGCCAGTTTAGAGGACATCTCTGCCCAACTGCGGGCTAATCGGCGATGGGGTGCTATTTCCAAAGACATCAGCAAAGCATCCCGAATTCTCGATAAACCCTCCCAAATCTTAACAAGCGTTCCCACAGAACGCCAACCCCAAGCAGAAGCTTGGATTACCGAGTTGAAATCTGGGGTGGGTAAATTAGAAGAATTGGCGAACAGCAAAGATAAAGAACAAATTCTGCAAGAGAGAGGCAAACTTCTAAATCTTGTGACTCAGATAGAAGAGTCAATGGTGAAAGAATTCCCCTTTGAAGTGCCTACTGAGTACAGTAACCTGCCACAACTGAAAGGTCGTGCCACGGTAGAGTTCAAAACTAACAAAGGCGATTTGACTGTCGTCGTGGATGGTTATAGCGCCCCTGTGACTGCTGGTAATTTTGTAGATTTAGTACAGAGGGGTTTTTACAATGGCTTAGAATTTACCCGTTCTGAAGAATCTTACTTTCTGCAAACTGGAGATCCCGCAGGTAAAGATGTAGGTTTCATTGATCCCAAGACGGGCGAATATCGCGCTATTCCCTTAGAAGTTTTAGTTCAGGGTGATAAAGCACCTACTTATGGGATTACGCTAGAAGAAGCTGGTCGTTACGTTGATATGCCAGTTCTGCCTTTCTCTGCTTTTGGTGCAGTAGTCATGGCTCGCCCCGAAAGTGAAGTAAATGGTGGTTCATCGCAATTCTTCTTCTTTTTGTTTGAACCAGAACTCACTCCCGCCGGACGCAACCTCTTAGATGGTCGCTATGCCGTTTTTGGCTATCTCACCGAAGGCAAAGAAGTTTTGGATAAACTAAAGGCGGGTGACAAAATTGAATCGGCAAAAGTCGTTCAAGGAATAGAAAATCTGGTTGAGCCGCAAGCATCATAA
- the efp gene encoding elongation factor P produces MISSNDFRPGVSIVLDGSVWRVLEFLHVKPGKGSAFVRTKLKNVQSGSVMEKTFRAGETVPQATLEKSTMQHTYKEGDEFVFMDMETYEEGRLTRAQIGDRVKYLKEGMEAEVIKWGDQVLGVELPKSVVLEIVQTDPGLKGDTATGGSKPATLETGAIVMVPLFISQGERIKVDTQEDKYISRE; encoded by the coding sequence ATGATCTCCAGTAACGACTTTCGACCCGGTGTTTCGATTGTATTAGATGGGTCTGTATGGCGAGTGCTAGAATTCTTGCACGTCAAACCAGGCAAAGGTTCCGCCTTTGTCCGAACTAAGTTAAAAAATGTCCAAAGTGGGAGCGTGATGGAAAAAACGTTCCGAGCTGGGGAAACTGTGCCCCAAGCTACTCTAGAAAAAAGCACGATGCAGCATACCTATAAAGAGGGCGATGAGTTCGTCTTTATGGATATGGAAACCTACGAAGAAGGCAGATTGACCCGCGCACAAATTGGCGATCGCGTCAAATACCTGAAGGAAGGTATGGAAGCTGAAGTTATTAAGTGGGGCGATCAGGTTCTAGGAGTAGAATTGCCTAAATCTGTGGTTCTGGAAATTGTACAAACAGATCCAGGCTTAAAAGGTGACACTGCTACCGGTGGTTCAAAACCAGCAACTTTGGAAACCGGTGCAATTGTGATGGTTCCTTTGTTTATTTCTCAAGGAGAACGCATCAAAGTTGATACCCAGGAAGATAAATATATCAGCAGGGAATAA
- the accB gene encoding acetyl-CoA carboxylase biotin carboxyl carrier protein — translation MPLDFNEIRQLLATIAQTDIAEVTLKSDDFELTVRKAVSVSNQMLSVGQATFGGVVGSGLTSGSSGGNQVNASQVTEVSTSRVFENTGTSTQLQLSVNAPSIIDQRLVEVPSPMVGTFYRAPAPGEAAFVEVGDRVRKGQTVCIIEAMKLMNEIEAEVSGQVMEILLQNGDAVEYGQPLMRINPD, via the coding sequence GTGCCATTGGACTTTAATGAAATCCGCCAACTATTGGCAACTATCGCACAAACAGATATTGCAGAAGTAACGCTCAAAAGCGATGATTTTGAACTAACAGTCCGTAAGGCTGTGAGCGTCAGCAATCAGATGTTGTCGGTAGGTCAAGCAACCTTCGGCGGTGTGGTAGGTTCTGGCTTGACATCGGGTTCATCTGGAGGAAACCAGGTGAACGCGAGTCAGGTAACGGAGGTGTCCACATCTCGCGTGTTTGAGAATACTGGTACTAGCACACAATTGCAGTTGTCAGTAAATGCTCCCTCAATCATCGATCAGAGATTAGTAGAAGTGCCTTCCCCAATGGTGGGAACGTTTTATCGCGCTCCTGCGCCTGGAGAAGCGGCATTTGTGGAAGTTGGCGATCGCGTCCGCAAGGGTCAAACCGTCTGTATCATTGAGGCCATGAAGCTGATGAATGAAATCGAAGCCGAAGTCTCTGGACAAGTGATGGAAATTCTTCTCCAAAATGGTGACGCTGTAGAATATGGTCAACCTTTGATGCGAATTAACCCCGATTAA
- a CDS encoding metalloregulator ArsR/SmtB family transcription factor: MKQTLPLPPEVVQQVAEYFSLLSEPMRLRLLHLLRDEEKCVQELVEATQTSQANVSKHLKVMWQAGILSRRSEGTCAYYRVEDEMIFDLCNRVCDRLATRLEEQARNFRVLNSKR; encoded by the coding sequence ATGAAACAAACGTTGCCTTTACCGCCAGAAGTGGTGCAACAAGTAGCTGAATACTTCAGCCTGTTAAGTGAGCCGATGCGCTTGCGGCTGCTCCACTTATTACGGGATGAAGAAAAATGCGTGCAAGAGTTGGTAGAGGCAACACAGACTTCTCAGGCAAATGTGTCAAAACACCTGAAGGTAATGTGGCAAGCAGGTATCCTTAGCCGCCGCAGTGAAGGAACTTGCGCCTATTACCGGGTGGAAGATGAAATGATTTTTGATTTGTGTAATCGGGTTTGCGATCGCCTGGCCACAAGGTTAGAGGAGCAAGCCCGTAATTTTCGTGTGTTAAATAGCAAACGTTAG
- a CDS encoding GerMN domain-containing protein, giving the protein MKDQQGSNRISSGAIAAVSAVVVAVGGGVAWFTTHSSNPPTPSNPSGPIAQPAQPSTRQPANEQTPNVYWLRPKDKSVALVPQPVKVASIRANQPLEAAFQSLLAGPTEGTDSTTIPKGTKLLGLKSENDEVHVNLSEDFTSGGGSTSMMGRVGQVVYTATSLNPKAKVYIDVNGKPLDVLGGEGVELQQPLTRESFEKNYQL; this is encoded by the coding sequence ATGAAAGACCAACAAGGATCTAATCGCATTTCTTCAGGCGCAATTGCAGCCGTTTCAGCAGTGGTTGTAGCGGTGGGTGGCGGTGTGGCTTGGTTTACTACACACTCCAGCAATCCTCCCACACCATCAAATCCCTCTGGGCCCATCGCTCAACCAGCACAGCCATCAACTAGGCAGCCAGCTAACGAGCAAACCCCTAATGTTTATTGGCTCAGACCAAAAGACAAAAGTGTTGCTTTGGTTCCCCAACCAGTTAAAGTCGCTTCTATACGAGCCAACCAGCCTTTAGAAGCAGCTTTCCAAAGTTTGTTGGCAGGCCCAACAGAAGGAACAGATTCCACAACTATCCCCAAAGGAACTAAGCTGTTGGGACTGAAATCAGAAAATGACGAAGTTCACGTTAATTTATCTGAAGATTTTACCAGTGGTGGTGGTAGCACATCAATGATGGGTCGTGTCGGACAAGTTGTTTATACTGCGACAAGTTTAAATCCTAAAGCCAAGGTTTACATTGACGTGAACGGTAAACCATTGGATGTTTTAGGTGGTGAAGGCGTAGAGTTACAACAACCACTAACTCGTGAAAGCTTTGAGAAAAATTATCAGCTTTAG
- a CDS encoding proline--tRNA ligase encodes MRLSQMLFVTLRDDPADAEIPSHKLLLRAGYIRRIGSGLYAYLPLMWRVLQKVSQIVREEMNATGAQECLLPQLQPADLWKESGRWDTYTKAEGIMFSLIDRREQQLGLGPTHEEVITAIARDMIRSYRQLPLHLYQIQTKFRDEIRPRFGLMRGREFIMKDGYSFHTDEASLKETYQDMYKAYSNILRRSGLAFRAVEADSGAIGGSGSTEFMILAEAGEDEVLYTEDGKYAANVEKAVSLPIDAETSRFTTYEKRDTPGTETIEKVCQLLNCSPTQLVKNVLYQTVYDNGATVLVLVNIRGDQEVNEVKLQNELTKLASEYGAKTIISLNVPNVEAQQTWTAKSLPLGYIAPDIADEYITANKQIHPKFLRLVDQTAVDLKNFVTGANEAGYHVVGANWGEQFKLPERIVDIRKSRPGDRAIHNPEQTLQSARGIEAGHIFQLGTKYSQAMGATYTNEQGEEKPLFMGCFGVGVSRLAQAAVEQSYDKDGIIWPVAIAPYHAIITIPNIKDAQQIEVAQKLYTELNQAGIETLLDDRDERAGVKFKDADLIGIPYRIVTGRAIANGKVEVVERATCNSQEIVIEEVTTTLKQWITAATQVKN; translated from the coding sequence ATGCGACTTTCACAAATGTTATTTGTTACACTGCGGGATGATCCGGCTGATGCCGAGATTCCTAGTCATAAATTATTACTCCGTGCAGGTTATATTCGTCGCATCGGTAGTGGTCTTTATGCCTATTTGCCGTTAATGTGGCGGGTACTGCAAAAAGTTTCCCAGATTGTGCGGGAAGAAATGAACGCTACAGGCGCACAAGAATGTCTCTTACCGCAATTACAACCGGCTGATTTATGGAAAGAATCGGGACGTTGGGATACTTACACTAAAGCTGAGGGGATTATGTTTTCCCTAATTGACCGCCGTGAGCAACAATTAGGATTAGGCCCAACTCACGAAGAAGTAATCACAGCGATCGCTCGTGATATGATTCGCTCTTATCGCCAGTTACCCCTACACCTCTACCAAATTCAAACTAAATTCCGCGATGAAATTCGTCCCCGTTTTGGTTTGATGCGCGGACGCGAATTTATCATGAAGGACGGCTACTCCTTCCATACCGATGAAGCCAGCCTCAAGGAAACGTACCAGGATATGTATAAAGCCTACAGCAATATTCTGCGGCGTTCTGGTTTAGCTTTTCGCGCAGTGGAAGCTGATTCTGGTGCAATTGGTGGTTCTGGTTCCACAGAATTTATGATTTTGGCGGAAGCTGGTGAAGACGAAGTTCTCTACACTGAGGATGGTAAATACGCCGCTAACGTAGAAAAGGCTGTTTCTTTACCAATTGATGCCGAAACCTCACGGTTTACAACCTACGAGAAACGCGATACACCTGGAACAGAAACGATTGAAAAGGTGTGTCAACTCCTCAACTGTTCTCCGACTCAATTGGTGAAAAATGTCCTTTATCAGACAGTTTATGATAATGGCGCAACAGTGTTAGTTCTGGTGAACATTCGAGGCGATCAGGAAGTTAATGAAGTCAAATTGCAAAATGAATTGACTAAATTAGCTTCGGAATATGGCGCTAAAACTATTATTAGTTTGAATGTACCAAATGTAGAAGCACAGCAAACATGGACAGCCAAATCTCTACCTTTAGGCTACATTGCGCCAGATATCGCAGATGAGTATATTACTGCTAATAAACAGATCCATCCCAAGTTTTTGCGCTTGGTAGATCAAACAGCAGTTGATTTAAAAAACTTTGTTACAGGTGCAAATGAAGCTGGTTATCACGTAGTTGGTGCTAATTGGGGTGAGCAATTTAAGTTACCAGAGCGAATAGTAGATATTCGCAAGTCAAGACCAGGCGATCGCGCCATCCATAACCCAGAACAAACCTTACAAAGCGCCCGTGGAATTGAAGCAGGTCACATCTTCCAATTAGGCACTAAGTATTCCCAAGCCATGGGTGCAACTTATACCAACGAACAGGGTGAAGAAAAGCCGTTATTTATGGGTTGTTTTGGTGTAGGCGTGTCGCGGTTAGCACAAGCTGCCGTAGAGCAATCTTATGATAAAGATGGGATTATTTGGCCCGTTGCGATCGCACCCTACCACGCAATCATCACGATTCCTAACATTAAAGATGCTCAACAAATCGAAGTCGCCCAAAAACTTTACACAGAACTCAATCAAGCAGGAATTGAAACCCTACTAGATGACCGCGATGAACGAGCGGGAGTGAAATTTAAAGATGCTGACTTGATTGGCATCCCTTATAGAATTGTAACCGGACGCGCGATCGCTAATGGCAAAGTGGAAGTTGTAGAAAGAGCCACCTGCAACTCTCAAGAAATTGTCATCGAGGAAGTTACAACCACACTCAAACAGTGGATTACCGCCGCCACTCAGGTAAAAAATTAA
- a CDS encoding Uma2 family endonuclease, producing the protein MSPLTLKLDTVHLSDEQFYHLCQNNRELKFERTTKGELIIMSPVGGESGNREADLIIDLGIWNRQTGLGFTFSSSTIFKLPNGADRSPDAAWIKGERWQALTPEQRRKFPPIAPDFVIELRSATDDLEMLRSKMQEYINAGVQLAWLINPQQQQVEIYRQKQDVEVQNLPTQLSGEDVLPGFRLSLSCY; encoded by the coding sequence ATGAGTCCTTTGACATTAAAACTAGACACCGTTCACTTGAGTGACGAACAATTTTATCACTTATGTCAAAATAACCGCGAATTGAAATTTGAACGCACTACCAAGGGAGAATTAATCATTATGTCCCCCGTTGGAGGTGAAAGCGGCAATCGAGAAGCAGATTTAATTATTGATTTGGGAATCTGGAATCGGCAAACTGGCCTTGGATTTACCTTCAGTTCTTCTACTATATTCAAATTACCCAATGGTGCTGACCGTTCGCCAGATGCCGCTTGGATTAAAGGAGAACGTTGGCAAGCACTTACACCTGAACAAAGACGCAAATTTCCCCCCATTGCACCCGATTTTGTCATTGAATTAAGATCAGCAACAGATGATTTGGAAATGTTGCGTTCCAAAATGCAGGAATATATAAATGCAGGGGTGCAATTAGCATGGTTAATTAACCCTCAACAGCAACAAGTAGAAATTTATCGCCAAAAACAAGATGTAGAAGTGCAAAATCTACCCACACAATTATCGGGTGAAGATGTATTGCCAGGATTTAGGTTGAGTCTTTCTTGTTATTAA